A region of Vitis riparia cultivar Riparia Gloire de Montpellier isolate 1030 chromosome 1, EGFV_Vit.rip_1.0, whole genome shotgun sequence DNA encodes the following proteins:
- the LOC117924484 gene encoding E3 ubiquitin-protein ligase RNF181-like — protein MGIVSTTPSFPLFPILMWSCFFIFICHKLFPKITPRSILFNYIIPTAAHLSRAWDFLLHYSLFPNSHHNMNVLENGDQGLSLGLYKPNPGSKEVVECAVCLCTIGEGEEIRELRCGHMFHRDCLDRWVGHRNGTCPLCRGCLAPPRMVNEVGEEVIVFRYCSFSSSTRSMWWLR, from the coding sequence ATGGGCATTGTTTCAACAACCCCATCTTTTCCTCTCTTTCCCATTCTCATGTGGTCatgcttcttcatcttcatctgcCATAAGCTCTTTCCCAAGATCACCCCTCGCTCCATCTTGTTCAATTACATAATTCCAACCGCTGCCCATTTGTCACGGGCATGGGATTTCTTGCTTCACTACTCTCTCTTTCCTAATTCTCATCACAATATGAATGTGCTGGAAAATGGTGACCAGGGGCTAAGCCTAGGGCTCTACAAACCCAATCCGGGGTCGAAGGAGGTAGTAGAGTGTGCAGTGTGCCTATGCACGAtaggagaaggagaagagatAAGAGAGTTGAGGTGTGGTCATATGTTTCACAGAGATTGCCTGGACAGATGGGTTGGACATAGAAATGGCACATGTCCCTTGTGTCGCGGTTGCCTTGCTCCTCCAAGAATGGTGAATGAGGTGGGAGAGGAAGTAATAGTGTTCAGGTATTGTTCATTCAGTTCCAGTACTCGGTCTATGTGGTGGCTGCGCTGA
- the LOC117924532 gene encoding RING-H2 finger protein ATL47-like, whose protein sequence is MNFLLTSSPLFLFPILMLCTFIFIRHELFPKFIPQSIMSNYITPTASHLAWAWDFLLHYSLFPNSHKINVHENFDQGLNIGLYEPEEGSNEVVECAVCLCKIEEGEEIRELRCGHMFHRDCLDRWLGHRNGTCPLCRSCTAPSRMVNEVGEEVIVVKFSSSSPGNRSMWWLR, encoded by the coding sequence ATGAACTTTCTACTAACAAGTTCACCTCTTTTTCTCTTCCCCATTCTGATGCTATGCACCTTCATCTTCATCCGCCATGAGCTCTTTCCCAAGTTCATTCCTCAATCCATCATGTCCAATTATATAACTCCAACTGCTTCCCATTTGGCTTGGGCATGGGATTTCTTGCTTCACTACTCCCTCTTTCCTAATTCGCACAAAATTAATGTGCATGAAAATTTTGACCAGGGACTAAACATAGGGCTCTATGAGCCTGAGGAGGGGTCGAATGAGGTGGTAGAGTGTGCGGTGTGTCTATGCAAgattgaagaaggagaagagatAAGAGAGTTGAGGTGTGGTCATATGTTTCACAGAGATTGCCTGGACAGATGGCTTGGACATAGAAATGGAACATGTCCCTTGTGTCGAAGTTGTACTGCTCCTTCAAGAATGGTGAATGAGGTGGGAGAGGAAGTGATAGTGGTCAAGTTTTCTTCATCCAGTCCTGGCAATCGCAGTATGTGGTGGCTGCGCTAA
- the LOC117925724 gene encoding RING-H2 finger protein ATL5-like has translation MVNYIVLPITHLKWAWSFLFHRFSFASYTLGMLENGEEELRIGHYKVKLGSEESEEECAVCLCKIEEGEEIRYLRCDHLFHKVCLDRWVQYKRSTCPLCRDSLAPCRAVAELGQEVLVFRFCSFSSGDRNSWWLR, from the coding sequence ATGGTGAATTACATAGTTTTACCCATTACCCATTTGAAATGGGCATGGAGTTTCTTGTTCCACCGCTTCTCCTTTGCAAGTTACACACTTGGCATGCTGGAAAATGGTGAGGAAGAACTCAGGATAGGCCACTATAAGGTTAAATTAGGCTCTGAGGAATCAGAAGAAGAATGTGCTGTCTGTCTATGCAAGATTGAAGAAGGAGAGGAGATAAGATACTTGAGATGCGATCATCTGTTTCACAAAGTTTGCTTAGATAGATGGGTTCAGTATAAGCGATCAACCTGTCCGCTGTGTCGTGATTCTCTAGCTCCATGTAGAGCTGTTGCTGAGCTGGGTCAAGAGGTGCTTGTGTTTAGGTTTTGCTCTTTCAGCTCCGGTGACCGGAATAGTTGGTGGCTGCGCTAA